In a genomic window of Pseudoglutamicibacter albus:
- a CDS encoding hotdog fold thioesterase, with translation MTETNTELGSRLAKHHKILEFDHCTHWMGIEPIKVEPGYAEVEMTPRKEMLNGFGIVQGGMLFTFADVAFAMACNEPAGSETSYTVAQGVDVNFLKPGLPDLPLRAVARVVNQAGRSGLYDITVTQQRADGSTETILEFRGRSRTINAAPPTVR, from the coding sequence ATGACAGAAACGAACACCGAGCTCGGCTCGCGTCTGGCTAAGCACCACAAGATCCTTGAATTCGATCACTGCACCCACTGGATGGGGATCGAGCCAATCAAAGTTGAGCCCGGCTACGCAGAAGTCGAGATGACGCCCCGCAAAGAGATGCTCAACGGTTTCGGCATCGTCCAAGGCGGAATGCTCTTCACCTTCGCCGACGTCGCGTTCGCTATGGCCTGCAACGAACCAGCAGGCTCCGAAACCAGCTACACCGTCGCCCAGGGTGTCGACGTGAACTTCCTCAAGCCAGGCCTACCCGACCTTCCGCTGCGGGCCGTCGCCCGCGTCGTGAACCAAGCCGGCCGCTCCGGGCTCTACGACATCACCGTGACCCAGCAGCGTGCCGACGGTTCAACCGAAACCATCCTCGAGTTCCGGGGCCGCTCCCGCACCATCAACGCAGCCCCACCAACCGTGCGCTAA
- a CDS encoding AMP-binding protein yields MSKIALSDQGQLDPEEKMSADQIREIQTERTAKILKYAYENVPLYTKKFDDQGVHPDDFKELSDLAKFPYTTKEDLRITYPFGMFAVPMEQVTRIHASSGTTGRATVVGYTKNDLDTWARLGARCFRMAGVRPGMKVHNAYGYGLFTGGLGAHAAIEAVGATVIPMSGGQTDKQITLIEDFKPDAIASTPTYLLTIGDAMQKKGLDPRKTSLRYAILGAEPWTQEMRDELEDMFDLKASDIYGLSEVMGPGVAGENYELQDGSHIWEDHFAPEIIDPFDERRQLADGEEGELVFTTLTKEALPVIRYRTHDLTRLLPGTAREGHRRIGRISGRSDDMIILRGVNLFPSQIEELIFKVEGLSPHFQLEITRPKRMDELTVKVERRDDCTSDRADAAGKELQRLIKIHIGSSCRIDVVDPATLERSMGKLKRIYDLRNQ; encoded by the coding sequence ATGTCAAAGATCGCTCTCTCCGATCAGGGTCAGCTGGACCCAGAAGAGAAAATGAGCGCGGATCAGATCCGCGAAATCCAGACCGAACGCACCGCCAAGATCCTCAAGTACGCGTACGAAAACGTGCCGCTGTACACCAAGAAGTTCGATGACCAGGGCGTACACCCTGACGACTTCAAGGAACTGTCCGACCTCGCGAAGTTCCCGTACACAACCAAGGAAGACCTCCGCATCACCTACCCGTTCGGTATGTTCGCTGTACCGATGGAGCAGGTCACCCGCATTCACGCATCCTCCGGCACCACCGGCCGAGCAACCGTGGTCGGCTACACCAAGAACGACCTCGACACGTGGGCACGCCTGGGTGCACGCTGCTTCCGCATGGCTGGCGTCCGCCCAGGCATGAAGGTCCACAACGCCTACGGCTACGGCCTGTTCACCGGCGGCCTCGGCGCACACGCCGCGATCGAAGCGGTCGGCGCAACTGTCATCCCTATGTCTGGCGGCCAGACCGACAAGCAGATCACGCTGATCGAAGACTTCAAACCAGACGCGATCGCATCGACCCCGACCTACCTGCTGACCATCGGGGACGCGATGCAGAAGAAGGGCCTCGACCCACGCAAAACCTCGCTACGCTACGCGATCCTCGGCGCTGAGCCGTGGACCCAGGAAATGCGCGACGAGCTTGAGGACATGTTCGATCTCAAGGCATCCGACATCTACGGCCTCTCCGAAGTCATGGGCCCAGGCGTCGCCGGCGAAAACTACGAACTGCAGGACGGCTCCCACATTTGGGAAGACCACTTCGCCCCAGAAATCATCGACCCATTCGATGAGCGCCGCCAGCTGGCAGACGGTGAAGAAGGCGAACTCGTCTTCACGACCCTGACCAAGGAAGCCCTCCCGGTCATCCGCTACCGCACGCACGACCTCACCCGTCTGCTGCCGGGCACCGCACGCGAAGGCCACCGCCGCATCGGCCGCATCTCCGGGCGCTCCGATGACATGATCATCCTGCGCGGTGTGAACCTGTTCCCGTCCCAGATCGAAGAGCTCATCTTCAAGGTCGAAGGCCTCTCCCCTCACTTCCAGCTCGAGATCACCCGACCAAAGCGCATGGACGAACTCACCGTCAAGGTCGAACGCCGCGACGACTGCACAAGCGACCGCGCAGACGCTGCAGGCAAGGAACTGCAGCGTCTCATCAAGATCCACATCGGGTCTTCCTGCCGCATCGACGTCGTCGATCCAGCCACCCTGGAACGTTCGATGGGTAAGCTCAAGCGCATCTACGACCTGCGCAACCAGTAA
- a CDS encoding TetR/AcrR family transcriptional regulator, producing MTSTPGTDPRSDSRSDSRSELSSEPAAGTGARRGRPGYDTATVLRICVDMFTKHGYDATSMGMLAERLGISKSAIYHHVPSKLDILRQALDAALDPLEEAFQQHLANPEPTALATLRALMAETIEVLIERRPYVLLLLRLRGNSEIEVAAMQRRRKLDRLTATIVEQAIAEGSIRGDLNPGNVARYMFGTINSLVEWLRVDDTMSTESAKRGVISLLFEGLETSRPTLQ from the coding sequence ATGACGAGCACCCCCGGAACTGACCCCCGCTCCGATTCCCGCTCCGATTCCCGCTCCGAACTCTCTTCAGAGCCAGCGGCGGGAACCGGCGCGCGCCGCGGACGCCCCGGCTACGACACCGCAACGGTGCTTCGCATCTGCGTCGACATGTTCACCAAACACGGCTACGACGCAACCAGCATGGGGATGCTCGCCGAACGGCTCGGCATCTCCAAGTCAGCGATCTACCACCACGTGCCATCCAAACTCGACATCCTCCGCCAAGCCCTCGACGCCGCGCTCGATCCGCTCGAAGAAGCGTTCCAGCAGCATCTGGCCAACCCCGAACCCACAGCGCTAGCGACGCTGCGAGCGCTCATGGCCGAAACCATCGAGGTCCTCATCGAGCGCCGCCCCTACGTCCTGCTCCTGCTACGGTTGCGCGGCAATTCCGAGATCGAAGTCGCAGCGATGCAGCGCCGCCGCAAGCTCGACCGGCTCACCGCAACCATCGTCGAGCAAGCCATCGCCGAAGGCAGCATCCGAGGCGACCTCAACCCCGGCAACGTTGCCCGCTACATGTTCGGTACCATCAACTCGCTCGTTGAATGGCTGCGTGTGGATGACACGATGTCCACCGAGAGCGCCAAACGCGGCGTCATCTCACTGCTATTCGAAGGC
- a CDS encoding S9 family peptidase, protein MTTNPESSTPEATTAPEVTAATESAPQPPVAEKRPVSVTHHGHTRTDEYEWLRNSEDPKVIEHLEAENAYADAVTAAQKPLRDAIYEEIAARVVQTDVAVPKRSRGWWYYARTVEGSAYPIHARVKAADTGNLAADWTPPALKPGEPVEGEEILVDGNALAEGHTFFALGGLDVSLDGTKLVYAADFTGDERFTVFIKDLTTGQLLADRIEGAFYEPVFSPDGQRIVYTVVDETWRPHQIKVHTIGTDTAEDTVLYQEDDAQMWLGAAPSDDEQDLVIVAGNSEYAETWIWEGMKAGTEPRLLVSREERILNSVAPVTVDGRRQALILHDADAPNGRLDIADLATVTDRSTWRPVIAEHPETKLNSLETTSTHAVLSVRAETTPRIRIFPLTALTDQALASGAELEFWEPLIEEAGDAPVAVEASSNSFEAPVIRLQKASDTTPNQTYDADPAARECRLLHTAPVNNYNPEDYVATREWATARDGEQIPLTVLRRRDVKADGTAPTIVYGYGSYEISNDPRFGYMVPSLLDRGVVFVTAHIRGGGERGRHWYLDGKKLKKENSFNDFVDATRWLIEAGWADPKRIAAFGGSAGGLLMGAVLNQAPELYQAVLAAVPFVDPLTSILDPDLPLSALEWEEWGNPIEDEEVYRYMLGYSPYENVTQQDYPLIAARTSLHDTRVLYVEPAKWVQRLREHTTSGKPVLFTCEMHGGHGGASGRYELWKDRSWEYAFMLSAIGITQ, encoded by the coding sequence ATGACTACGAATCCTGAATCTTCTACGCCGGAAGCCACCACCGCGCCGGAAGTGACCGCCGCAACGGAGAGCGCTCCGCAACCGCCGGTAGCGGAGAAGCGGCCCGTTTCGGTCACGCATCACGGCCACACTCGCACGGATGAATACGAATGGTTGCGGAACTCGGAAGACCCTAAGGTCATCGAGCATCTCGAGGCTGAGAACGCATACGCCGATGCCGTCACCGCTGCGCAGAAGCCTCTGCGAGACGCAATCTATGAAGAGATCGCGGCACGCGTCGTACAGACGGATGTTGCGGTCCCGAAGCGTTCGCGCGGCTGGTGGTACTACGCTCGGACGGTTGAGGGATCGGCGTATCCGATCCACGCACGCGTCAAGGCCGCGGACACCGGGAACCTAGCCGCGGACTGGACTCCGCCTGCCCTCAAGCCAGGCGAGCCAGTCGAGGGCGAAGAGATCCTCGTGGACGGCAACGCGCTCGCCGAAGGCCACACGTTCTTCGCGCTCGGCGGGCTCGATGTGTCCCTCGACGGCACCAAGCTGGTTTACGCCGCGGACTTCACAGGCGATGAACGCTTCACCGTGTTTATTAAGGACCTCACGACGGGGCAGTTGCTTGCCGACCGCATCGAGGGCGCGTTCTATGAGCCGGTTTTCAGCCCGGACGGGCAACGCATCGTCTACACCGTGGTGGATGAGACATGGCGCCCGCACCAGATCAAGGTCCACACGATCGGCACGGATACGGCCGAAGACACGGTCTTGTATCAAGAGGATGACGCCCAGATGTGGCTCGGTGCGGCACCGAGCGATGATGAGCAGGACCTCGTGATCGTTGCAGGTAACTCCGAATACGCCGAGACCTGGATCTGGGAAGGCATGAAGGCTGGAACCGAGCCGCGTCTTCTGGTTTCGCGCGAAGAGCGCATCCTCAACAGCGTGGCACCGGTGACGGTCGATGGCCGCCGCCAGGCCCTCATCCTCCACGACGCGGACGCCCCGAACGGACGCCTCGACATCGCGGACCTCGCAACGGTCACGGACCGCTCCACGTGGCGTCCGGTGATCGCCGAGCACCCCGAGACCAAGCTCAACAGTCTAGAAACAACCAGCACCCACGCTGTGCTTTCGGTCCGCGCTGAGACGACCCCACGCATCCGCATCTTCCCGCTGACCGCGCTCACCGATCAAGCTCTCGCCTCTGGTGCTGAGCTGGAGTTCTGGGAGCCGCTTATTGAAGAGGCGGGCGATGCCCCGGTTGCGGTCGAAGCGAGCTCGAACAGCTTCGAAGCGCCCGTGATCCGCTTGCAGAAGGCCAGCGATACCACCCCAAATCAGACCTACGATGCGGACCCGGCCGCGCGCGAATGCCGGCTTCTGCACACCGCGCCGGTCAACAACTACAACCCAGAAGACTATGTTGCGACCCGCGAGTGGGCCACCGCCCGCGATGGCGAGCAGATCCCGCTCACTGTCTTGCGGCGCCGCGATGTGAAAGCCGACGGCACGGCTCCGACGATCGTGTACGGCTACGGCTCGTACGAGATCTCGAACGACCCCCGCTTCGGGTACATGGTCCCGAGCCTTTTGGACCGCGGCGTCGTGTTCGTGACCGCGCACATCCGCGGCGGCGGCGAGCGCGGCCGGCACTGGTACCTCGATGGGAAGAAGCTCAAGAAGGAGAACTCCTTCAATGACTTCGTGGACGCGACCCGCTGGCTCATCGAGGCCGGCTGGGCTGATCCCAAGCGCATCGCAGCATTCGGTGGTTCGGCGGGCGGCCTGCTCATGGGGGCTGTGCTGAACCAGGCGCCGGAACTCTACCAGGCGGTCTTGGCAGCGGTTCCGTTCGTTGACCCGCTGACCTCGATCCTCGACCCAGACCTTCCTCTTTCAGCCCTCGAATGGGAAGAGTGGGGCAACCCGATCGAGGACGAAGAGGTCTACCGCTACATGCTCGGCTACTCCCCTTACGAGAACGTTACGCAGCAGGACTACCCGCTCATCGCGGCCCGCACATCGCTGCATGACACGCGCGTTCTCTACGTTGAGCCAGCCAAGTGGGTTCAGCGTTTGCGCGAGCACACGACCTCCGGCAAGCCAGTGCTATTCACGTGTGAAATGCATGGTGGACACGGTGGGGCCTCCGGGCGTTACGAGCTGTGGAAGGACCGTTCGTGGGAGTACGCGTTCATGCTCAGCGCGATCGGCATCACGCAATAG